The region TTGAGCATCTTATCAGGATTTTTATTAATTATGTTAAAACTTTATGTTCTAATACCTTTAAGACGTTTCTCAATCTTTTGCTTCTTTACAGTAAGCAACTTCATAAGATCCATTAATTCTTCGTCTTTGGTTTCTTTGTAAACTTCGTTGATGCCAAGAATAAGCTCTTTAGCTTTTCTCGAAGAATGCACTCTATCGCTTGTCGACATGTTACTCATCGATGCTCCGAGCCATTCATTTGCGTCTTTTATTATATCCATTTTTGCTTCATTTAATTTCGCTTTCGCGAAAGCGTATGTGTAAAATTCACTTACGCTTCAAAAGTTAAACTATTTTCTCGTATATCCTAACAAATAGTCTAATTTTAAGGAATTCTTAATACCTGTAATATTCTGGCTTATATGGCCCTTCTACTTTTACACCAATATAGTCAGCTTGATCTTTCTTTAATTCTGTAAGCTCTGCTCCCATTCTTTCTAAGTGAAGCGCTGCCACCTTCTCATCTAAATGTTTAGGCAACATATACACTTCATTCTCATAAGCATCTCTATTGTTCCAAAGTTCCATTTGAGCTAGCGTCTGATTGGTAAATGAATTACTCATTACAAAACTAGGGTGACCCGTTGCACAACCTAAATTAACGAGACGACCTTCAGCAAGAAGTATGATGTCTTTACCATCAATAGTATACTTGTCTACCTGTGGCTTGATCTCTACTTTAGTGTTTCCGTAGTTGTTGTTAAGGAAAGCTACATCTATCTCATTGTCAAAGTGACCGATATTACAAACGATTACTTTATCTCTCATAGACTTAAAGTGTTCCCCACGTATAATGTCTTTGTTACCAGTAGTGGTAATAACGATGTCTGCATTTCCTACTACATTCTCTAATTTCTTTACTTCAAAACCATCCATTACCGCTTGTAAAGCACAAATAGGGTCAATTTCAGTAACTGTAACTATAGATCCAGCACCTTTAAAAGAAGAAGCAGTTCCTTTTCCTACATCACCATAACCACAAACGACAACACGCTTACCAGCAAGCATGGTATCTGTAGCACGACGTACAGCATCTACAGCACTCTCGCGACAACCGTATTTGTTATCAAATTTAGATTTAGTTACAGAATCATTTACGTTAATGGCTGGCATTACCAGTGTTCCATTCTTCATACGCTCATACAGTCTGTGTACTCCCGTAGTGGTCTCTTCAGACAGCCCATTGATTCCTTTAGCTAATTCTGGAAACTGGTCAAAAACCATATTGGTTAAATCTCCCCCATCATCTAAAATCATGTTCAACTGCTTGCGATCCTCACCGAAGAAGAGCGTTTGCTCGATACACCAATTGAATTCCTCTTCATTCATACCTTTCCAAGCATAAACAGGAATTCCTGCAGCAGCTATAGCAGCAGCAGCGTGATCTTGTGTAGAGAAAATATTACAAGAAGACCAAGTAACGTCTGCTCCTAAAGCAACAAGTGTTTCAATTAATACGGCAGTTTGTATAGTCATGTGAAGACATCCAGCGATACGTGCCCCTTTAAGTGGCTGCTCTTCTTTGAATTCTTCTCTCAATGACATCAAGCCAGGCATCTCTGCTTCGGCTAATTCTATTTCTAGACGACCATACTCTGCAAGAGACATGTCTTTTACTTTATAAGGTACGTAAGGAACTGTTTTAGTGCTCATAGACTTATTATTTTGGTAAGTAAATTGCTGACTGTTTAGAAATCAACAATTTAAATGCCTTTTTTATTTATTAAATTGCGGGCGCAAACTTACGAAATACTAGCCAATTTTCATGCCAATTTTTCAAACCATTAACAACCGCGAGAACACTCAGATTTTTATCTGGAAAATCACGGAACCTGAAGCTTTTTTAAGAGCCGGCATAGTGTTGTCAGAAAACTCTGTGAATAGACTATCTACCATGAGCTCAGAATTGCACAGGCGTGGTTTTTTAAGTATCAGACACTTATTAAAAAAAGCGGGCTACAGCGATTTAGACCTCTATTATTCAGAGCATGGAAAACCTCACCTGACTGATCATAAGTATATTTCCATCACTCACAGTTTTGAGTTTACGGCTATTATTATCAGTGATGTTCCTATAGGAGTCGACATCGAGAAGCAGCGCGATAAAATAAAGCGCATCGCTCCTAAGTTTATAGGTTATGAAGAAAACTTCATTGCGTCCATAGAAGACCCCGTAAAAGAGCTTACGGTTGTTTGGGGAGCTAAGGAATCTATGTACAAACTCTACGGTCATAAAGGACTGGGTTTTAAAGCGCATTGTCTTGTAGAGCCTTTTAGCATGCAAAGCGATCAAACAGTGGCTCGCATTGTTTTTAAAGATGATCATCTAAAGTTTGACGTGTTTTTTAAAGAGGTAGAAAACTTTATGCTCGCCTACGTAATTCCTTCCCGCAATGCCTGAGTTGCTCAAAAGTATACAACAAGCAAATCGCAGTCTTGCTGTATTGATTGATCCAGAAAAAATGGAGTTGGATGCGATTGAAGCTTTCGCGAAAGCGATACCTCTAACCCTCTCTTCTTTAAAAAAAAAGTTACAGATCGACCAATTTTTCTTCTTTGTAGGTGGCAGTACGATGGAAAACACAGACATTAATCAATGGATCAAAAAACTAAAAGAGCATACTGATACCGCTGTAGTTCTATTTCCTGGCTCCCCAGAGCAACTCTCTGAAAATGCCGACGGGCTATTATTTCTAAGCCTTCTTTCTGGGCGTAATCCAGAATTTTTGATAGCGCATCAAGTAGCCGCGGCAATGCAGTTAAAAAAAACACATCTAGAGGTTATTCCAACGGGCTATCTTTTGATCGATGGCGGTAAAGAAACAGCTGTACAACGCGTTTCTAAAACAGTGCCTTTATCTCAAAATCATATTCAAAATATTGTAAATCACGCTTATGCAGCTGCGTTAATGGGAAATCAATTGATCTATCTGGAGGCTGGAAGTGGTGCTGTGAAATCTGTTGCCGCAGAGATCGTGCGTGAAGTGAGTGCTCAAATAAATGTTCCGTTAATTGTAGGCGGTGGATTGAGAACTATAGCTCAAATAGAAGCAGTTTACAATGCTGGGGCAAAAATCGTGGTAGTAGGAACGGCAATTGAAGAGAATATCAATTGGAATGGCTAGCTTTGTGACGCTATAAAAATTTAAAGAAAAATGAAAGCATCCATAGAGCTGACCATGTCGCCACTTCAAGACGATTATGAGCAACACATCATCGATTTTATAAAAACCCTACGCAATTCAGAATTTACAGTTATAGAGAATCCGCTGGCGACACAAATTTATGGGGAATTTGTACCCTTGATGGAATTTCTAACAAAGGAAATGGCTGCCAGTATGGAGAAAACTAAAGCTGTTCTGTTTTATATCAAAGTAGTAAAAACAGATCGTAGCGATTACGAGCCGTTCTTTTAATGGAGGTTGTAGCGTTTTTTTTTGGACAGTATAGCGAGTACAGCACAACGCACATACTTCTAGAAGCGACTGCTATCATAGCGAGCATCATCAGCGTGCTCTATTCTTTAAAAAATAATATTCTCGTGTTTCCTTACGGGATCATCAGCACAGGAATATTTGTTTATTTATTAAATGAATGGAACTTGTTGGGTGATATGATCATCAATATATATTATTTTGTGATGAGTGTCTATGGCTGGTATGTTTGGACCAGAAAAGATGAAAACAGTCAAGCAACTCCTATTTCCATAACAGACCGCTTAGACTGGTTAAAGTCATCAGCAATATTTATAGGCTCTGGAATGTTTGTTTACTTCGTTTATTGGAAATTTGAAAGATTTGAAAACTGGATAAGCTATCTGGATATACTAACCACGAGCATTGCTTTTGTTGGTATGTGGTTAATGGCATTACGCAAGATTGAATACTGGTTGGTTTTACTAGTGGCTAACCTGATTTCAGTACCCTTATATTTTTATAAAGGTTATGGAATGACCGGACTTTTATTTATATTTCTCTCGATCATCGCCTGGAAAGGTTATCAAGAATGGAAAAAATACCTCAACAAAAAGCCTTTAAAGGCATAAAAATCGTTCTCTATGGACCGGAGAGCACTGGTAAAAGCACCCTTGCTCGTCAGCTTACAGAACATTTTGAAACTATAAAAGTAGATGAATACGCACGTCAATACCTGCAAGAAAAGTTGGATCAAACTGGGAAGGTTTGTGACTATGCAGATTTAGTTCCCATAGCCATAGGACAAAGAAAAGCTGAAAACATTGCATCAATTACTGCAAAGAACCACCTCTTTTGCGATACCGATGCACTAGAAACCTATGTGTATTCTTTAGCCTATTTTGATAAAGCACCAGTAGAACTGGAAGAAGCTGCAAGAAAAAGCGATTATGACTTATATTTACTCCTAGATGTAGATATTCCATGGGTTGCAGACGATTTAAGGGATAGACCAAAAGACAGGAAAGAGATGTTAGGGCGTTTTGAAAAAGGACTCCTAGATTTCCAAAAAAATTATAGTAAAATTAGTGGCGCAGGAGAGGAGCGTTTCAAAAATGCCATCACCGCCATAAAAAAGCTAACAGACAAATGAAACTAACCGCCATACAAGAAAAACAACTTCAGGATAAAGGAATTTCAAAAGAAACACTTGAAAAACAACTCTATCGTTTTAAAAATGGCTTTCCAGGAGTGATTTTGAATCGTGCCGCCACCATCAATGACGGGATCGTACCTATTAAAGAATTAGACGCCGACACCTTAATATCTAGTTATGAAGCCTCTAGAGATCAACTAGATATTATCAAATTTGTTCCTGCCAGTGGTGCCGCAACTCGCATGTTTAAATTTCTACATGAGTTTCTTAATAATTTCAATCAGAACAAACAGAGCATCAATAGTTATATCAATAATAACAAGGCAAATGATCTGTTTACTTTTCTGGTAGGAAGACGTGATTTACCGTTTTATGACGAAGTCATGGAGTCCATTAAAAAGAAAAACTCAGACTGGTCCACCAAATCAAAAATAGAAAAAGAAACGATTTTTGTCGAAGAAGTGCTCACGTCTAATGGCTTTAATTATGCTTCTATGCCCAAAGGACTTGTCCCTTTTCACAAATACAAAGACCACAGCGCTACGGCCTTTGAAGAACATCTCTTTGAAGCATCTGCCTACGCTTCCAGTAATGGAAAAGCCAAATTGCATTTTACGATTGCACCTGCTTTTGAAGATGCCTTTGCGGCAGAGTTTGATCAGATTAAAAAAAATATCGAAGAAAAGACCAAAACAAAATATGACATCACTTTTTCTTATCAATCACCAGCGACAGACACCCTAGCTGTAGATTTGAAGGATAATCCTATCGTTATTGAAGATGGCACTTTATTCTTCCGCCCGGCGGGACATGGAGCGCTGATCAACAATCTCAACCAGCTGGATGCAGATCTTATTTTCATCAAAAACATTGATAATGTAACGATCTCCAGTTTGAAACAAGAAACCTCCCATTACAAGAAACTTCTCGCGGGATACCTTTTACGCTTAAGAACTCAGGCTTTTGAATACTTACACATTTTAGAGAATAATGGTGTTCCAGATTCCACAAGGGAAGAAATTGAAAAGTTCGTGACGAATCAGTTATCTGCTGTGCTGCCTAAAGACTATTACAAATACAAAACCAATTACCAGCTTGAGCATCTTTACCATCAGCTAGACAGACCCTTACGTGTTTGTGGTATGGTGAAGAATGAGGGAGAGGCTGGCGGCGGCCCTTTCTGGGTGAACAATCAGCGTGGTGAGTTGTCTGTGGAGATCGTGGAAACAGCGCAAATGAACAAAAACGATCAACGACAGAAAAAAATTGCCAAAGAAGCCACTCACTTCAATCCTGTAGATCTTATTTGTAACGTACGCAATCATAAGGGAGAAAAATATGACCTGACTGAATACTGCGATGCGGATACCGGCTTTATCACTTACAAATCCCGACATGGTAAAGAAATCAAAGCTCAAGAGCTTCCCGGTTTGTGGAATGGAGGTATGGCTTATTGGAATACCATTTTTGTAGAAGTGCCTCTCATTACTTTTAATCCAGTAAAAACAGTGACCGATTTATTAAAATCAGCACATCAACTGGACTAATGAATATAGAACTATTACATAAAGAAGTTATTTATAAGGCTGTTACCAGCAGTGGTCCAGGCGGGCAACACGTTAATAAAGTTGCCACAAAAATCCAATTGTATTTTGATGTTTTGAATAGTCTCGCTTTCGCGAAAGCGGAACACGAAAGAATCCTCACCGCATTATCAAAACAACTCACCACAGAAGGAGTCCTGCAACTCAACTGCCAAGAATCTAGAAGTCAAGCAAAAAATAAAGAACTAGCGTTTAAAAAACTGCTTGCAACACTTTCTAAGGCAAGCTTTGTACCTAAAGTACGCAAAAAAAGAATCGTTCCCAAAGCTATAAAACGCAAACGGCTCAACGATAAGAAAAAACACGGCGAAAAAAAGAAAGATCGCAATTTTAAACATCAATAA is a window of Nonlabens sp. MB-3u-79 DNA encoding:
- a CDS encoding DUF4301 family protein: MKLTAIQEKQLQDKGISKETLEKQLYRFKNGFPGVILNRAATINDGIVPIKELDADTLISSYEASRDQLDIIKFVPASGAATRMFKFLHEFLNNFNQNKQSINSYINNNKANDLFTFLVGRRDLPFYDEVMESIKKKNSDWSTKSKIEKETIFVEEVLTSNGFNYASMPKGLVPFHKYKDHSATAFEEHLFEASAYASSNGKAKLHFTIAPAFEDAFAAEFDQIKKNIEEKTKTKYDITFSYQSPATDTLAVDLKDNPIVIEDGTLFFRPAGHGALINNLNQLDADLIFIKNIDNVTISSLKQETSHYKKLLAGYLLRLRTQAFEYLHILENNGVPDSTREEIEKFVTNQLSAVLPKDYYKYKTNYQLEHLYHQLDRPLRVCGMVKNEGEAGGGPFWVNNQRGELSVEIVETAQMNKNDQRQKKIAKEATHFNPVDLICNVRNHKGEKYDLTEYCDADTGFITYKSRHGKEIKAQELPGLWNGGMAYWNTIFVEVPLITFNPVKTVTDLLKSAHQLD
- a CDS encoding AAA family ATPase, which encodes MEKIPQQKAFKGIKIVLYGPESTGKSTLARQLTEHFETIKVDEYARQYLQEKLDQTGKVCDYADLVPIAIGQRKAENIASITAKNHLFCDTDALETYVYSLAYFDKAPVELEEAARKSDYDLYLLLDVDIPWVADDLRDRPKDRKEMLGRFEKGLLDFQKNYSKISGAGEERFKNAITAIKKLTDK
- the arfB gene encoding alternative ribosome rescue aminoacyl-tRNA hydrolase ArfB, which codes for MNIELLHKEVIYKAVTSSGPGGQHVNKVATKIQLYFDVLNSLAFAKAEHERILTALSKQLTTEGVLQLNCQESRSQAKNKELAFKKLLATLSKASFVPKVRKKRIVPKAIKRKRLNDKKKHGEKKKDRNFKHQ
- a CDS encoding 4'-phosphopantetheinyl transferase family protein, whose product is MPIFQTINNRENTQIFIWKITEPEAFLRAGIVLSENSVNRLSTMSSELHRRGFLSIRHLLKKAGYSDLDLYYSEHGKPHLTDHKYISITHSFEFTAIIISDVPIGVDIEKQRDKIKRIAPKFIGYEENFIASIEDPVKELTVVWGAKESMYKLYGHKGLGFKAHCLVEPFSMQSDQTVARIVFKDDHLKFDVFFKEVENFMLAYVIPSRNA
- the ahcY gene encoding adenosylhomocysteinase, producing MSTKTVPYVPYKVKDMSLAEYGRLEIELAEAEMPGLMSLREEFKEEQPLKGARIAGCLHMTIQTAVLIETLVALGADVTWSSCNIFSTQDHAAAAIAAAGIPVYAWKGMNEEEFNWCIEQTLFFGEDRKQLNMILDDGGDLTNMVFDQFPELAKGINGLSEETTTGVHRLYERMKNGTLVMPAINVNDSVTKSKFDNKYGCRESAVDAVRRATDTMLAGKRVVVCGYGDVGKGTASSFKGAGSIVTVTEIDPICALQAVMDGFEVKKLENVVGNADIVITTTGNKDIIRGEHFKSMRDKVIVCNIGHFDNEIDVAFLNNNYGNTKVEIKPQVDKYTIDGKDIILLAEGRLVNLGCATGHPSFVMSNSFTNQTLAQMELWNNRDAYENEVYMLPKHLDEKVAALHLERMGAELTELKKDQADYIGVKVEGPYKPEYYRY
- a CDS encoding geranylgeranylglyceryl/heptaprenylglyceryl phosphate synthase yields the protein MPELLKSIQQANRSLAVLIDPEKMELDAIEAFAKAIPLTLSSLKKKLQIDQFFFFVGGSTMENTDINQWIKKLKEHTDTAVVLFPGSPEQLSENADGLLFLSLLSGRNPEFLIAHQVAAAMQLKKTHLEVIPTGYLLIDGGKETAVQRVSKTVPLSQNHIQNIVNHAYAAALMGNQLIYLEAGSGAVKSVAAEIVREVSAQINVPLIVGGGLRTIAQIEAVYNAGAKIVVVGTAIEENINWNG
- the pnuC gene encoding nicotinamide riboside transporter PnuC translates to MEVVAFFFGQYSEYSTTHILLEATAIIASIISVLYSLKNNILVFPYGIISTGIFVYLLNEWNLLGDMIINIYYFVMSVYGWYVWTRKDENSQATPISITDRLDWLKSSAIFIGSGMFVYFVYWKFERFENWISYLDILTTSIAFVGMWLMALRKIEYWLVLLVANLISVPLYFYKGYGMTGLLFIFLSIIAWKGYQEWKKYLNKKPLKA